A genomic region of Gossypium hirsutum isolate 1008001.06 chromosome D01, Gossypium_hirsutum_v2.1, whole genome shotgun sequence contains the following coding sequences:
- the LOC107922372 gene encoding uncharacterized protein isoform X1, with protein MDLTGEMQGKNGKSKLLDQAFSAFFVQLPNKLQNHLKSQFKGLAKDNDGFESANSFLEKEKGSFAGLRIDLGKQLQAWRENPSWVNQPPEIKVSVPKGSLCNLKAKLDVGLPPDAVYDILTDPDSKRIFKNIKEVISRKVLVDEGQRQVVEVEQAALWRFLWWSGTISVRVLVDQNREDHSMKFEQVNTGFMKKFEGQWRIEPIFVDEETCFPFKPKTLAEYCSCSEGKGRIGSKVSLDQLVQPAIVPPPPISWYLRGITAKTTEMLIHDLVAEADRLTGGRRSDSKTSSKEFRLSKELNEYDPVKQIFNIKQRWSLHRRNAKQHRKKLLSV; from the exons ATGG ATTTAACAGGTGAGATGCAAGGGAAAAATGGAAAATCCAAGCTTCTTGATCAAGCCTTTTCTGCCTTTTTTGTGCAGCTTCCTAACAAACTTCAAAACCATCTTAAG TCACAGTTCAAGGGATTAGCAAAAGATAATGATGGATTTGAATCTGCGAACTCTTTTCTCGAGAAGGAGAAGGGTTCATTTGCTGGATTGAGGATTGATCTGGGGAAACAATTGCAAGCTTGGAGAGAAAATCCTTCATGGGTCAATCAACCTCCAGAAATAAAG GTTAGTGTGCCAAAAGGTTCTCTTTGCAACCTTAAGGCAAAACTTGATGTTGGGTTGCCCCCAGATGCAGTGTATGATATTTTAACTGATCCTGATAGTAAGAGAATTTTCAAGAACATTAAG GAAGTGATATCTAGAAAGGTTTTAGTTGATGAAGGTCAAAGACAGGTGGTTGAGGTGGAGCAAGCTGCTTTGTGGAGATTCCTTTGGTGGTCAGGTACCATCTCAGTTCGTGTTCTAGTGGATCAAAACCGAGAAGATCACTCG ATGAAGTTCGAACAAGTAAACACAGGATTCATGAAGAAGTTTGAAGGTCAGTGGAGAATAGAACCTATTTTTGTGGATGAGGAAACCTGTTTTCCTTTCAAACCTAAAACATTGGCAGAGTATTGTTCATGTAGTGAGGGTAAAGGAAGGATTGGGTCAAAGGTGAGCTTGGACCAACTGGTTCAACCAGCCATTGTCCCTCCCCCACCCATTTCTTGGTATTTAAGGGGAATTACTGCCAAGACCACTGAGATGTTGATACATGATCTAGTTGCTGAAGCTGATAGACTCACAGGTGGCCGTCGATCTGACTCTAAAACTTCGAGCAAGGAGTTTAGATTATCTAAGGAACTAAACGAATATGACCCAGTTAAGCAAATATTCAACATTAAACAAAGATGGAGCTTACATAGGAGAAATGCAAAACAGCATCGTAAGAAGTTGTTGAGTGTATAA
- the LOC107922372 gene encoding uncharacterized protein isoform X2: MGEMQGKNGKSKLLDQAFSAFFVQLPNKLQNHLKSQFKGLAKDNDGFESANSFLEKEKGSFAGLRIDLGKQLQAWRENPSWVNQPPEIKVSVPKGSLCNLKAKLDVGLPPDAVYDILTDPDSKRIFKNIKEVISRKVLVDEGQRQVVEVEQAALWRFLWWSGTISVRVLVDQNREDHSMKFEQVNTGFMKKFEGQWRIEPIFVDEETCFPFKPKTLAEYCSCSEGKGRIGSKVSLDQLVQPAIVPPPPISWYLRGITAKTTEMLIHDLVAEADRLTGGRRSDSKTSSKEFRLSKELNEYDPVKQIFNIKQRWSLHRRNAKQHRKKLLSV, from the exons ATGG GTGAGATGCAAGGGAAAAATGGAAAATCCAAGCTTCTTGATCAAGCCTTTTCTGCCTTTTTTGTGCAGCTTCCTAACAAACTTCAAAACCATCTTAAG TCACAGTTCAAGGGATTAGCAAAAGATAATGATGGATTTGAATCTGCGAACTCTTTTCTCGAGAAGGAGAAGGGTTCATTTGCTGGATTGAGGATTGATCTGGGGAAACAATTGCAAGCTTGGAGAGAAAATCCTTCATGGGTCAATCAACCTCCAGAAATAAAG GTTAGTGTGCCAAAAGGTTCTCTTTGCAACCTTAAGGCAAAACTTGATGTTGGGTTGCCCCCAGATGCAGTGTATGATATTTTAACTGATCCTGATAGTAAGAGAATTTTCAAGAACATTAAG GAAGTGATATCTAGAAAGGTTTTAGTTGATGAAGGTCAAAGACAGGTGGTTGAGGTGGAGCAAGCTGCTTTGTGGAGATTCCTTTGGTGGTCAGGTACCATCTCAGTTCGTGTTCTAGTGGATCAAAACCGAGAAGATCACTCG ATGAAGTTCGAACAAGTAAACACAGGATTCATGAAGAAGTTTGAAGGTCAGTGGAGAATAGAACCTATTTTTGTGGATGAGGAAACCTGTTTTCCTTTCAAACCTAAAACATTGGCAGAGTATTGTTCATGTAGTGAGGGTAAAGGAAGGATTGGGTCAAAGGTGAGCTTGGACCAACTGGTTCAACCAGCCATTGTCCCTCCCCCACCCATTTCTTGGTATTTAAGGGGAATTACTGCCAAGACCACTGAGATGTTGATACATGATCTAGTTGCTGAAGCTGATAGACTCACAGGTGGCCGTCGATCTGACTCTAAAACTTCGAGCAAGGAGTTTAGATTATCTAAGGAACTAAACGAATATGACCCAGTTAAGCAAATATTCAACATTAAACAAAGATGGAGCTTACATAGGAGAAATGCAAAACAGCATCGTAAGAAGTTGTTGAGTGTATAA
- the LOC107922372 gene encoding uncharacterized protein isoform X3, translating to MQGKNGKSKLLDQAFSAFFVQLPNKLQNHLKSQFKGLAKDNDGFESANSFLEKEKGSFAGLRIDLGKQLQAWRENPSWVNQPPEIKVSVPKGSLCNLKAKLDVGLPPDAVYDILTDPDSKRIFKNIKEVISRKVLVDEGQRQVVEVEQAALWRFLWWSGTISVRVLVDQNREDHSMKFEQVNTGFMKKFEGQWRIEPIFVDEETCFPFKPKTLAEYCSCSEGKGRIGSKVSLDQLVQPAIVPPPPISWYLRGITAKTTEMLIHDLVAEADRLTGGRRSDSKTSSKEFRLSKELNEYDPVKQIFNIKQRWSLHRRNAKQHRKKLLSV from the exons ATGCAAGGGAAAAATGGAAAATCCAAGCTTCTTGATCAAGCCTTTTCTGCCTTTTTTGTGCAGCTTCCTAACAAACTTCAAAACCATCTTAAG TCACAGTTCAAGGGATTAGCAAAAGATAATGATGGATTTGAATCTGCGAACTCTTTTCTCGAGAAGGAGAAGGGTTCATTTGCTGGATTGAGGATTGATCTGGGGAAACAATTGCAAGCTTGGAGAGAAAATCCTTCATGGGTCAATCAACCTCCAGAAATAAAG GTTAGTGTGCCAAAAGGTTCTCTTTGCAACCTTAAGGCAAAACTTGATGTTGGGTTGCCCCCAGATGCAGTGTATGATATTTTAACTGATCCTGATAGTAAGAGAATTTTCAAGAACATTAAG GAAGTGATATCTAGAAAGGTTTTAGTTGATGAAGGTCAAAGACAGGTGGTTGAGGTGGAGCAAGCTGCTTTGTGGAGATTCCTTTGGTGGTCAGGTACCATCTCAGTTCGTGTTCTAGTGGATCAAAACCGAGAAGATCACTCG ATGAAGTTCGAACAAGTAAACACAGGATTCATGAAGAAGTTTGAAGGTCAGTGGAGAATAGAACCTATTTTTGTGGATGAGGAAACCTGTTTTCCTTTCAAACCTAAAACATTGGCAGAGTATTGTTCATGTAGTGAGGGTAAAGGAAGGATTGGGTCAAAGGTGAGCTTGGACCAACTGGTTCAACCAGCCATTGTCCCTCCCCCACCCATTTCTTGGTATTTAAGGGGAATTACTGCCAAGACCACTGAGATGTTGATACATGATCTAGTTGCTGAAGCTGATAGACTCACAGGTGGCCGTCGATCTGACTCTAAAACTTCGAGCAAGGAGTTTAGATTATCTAAGGAACTAAACGAATATGACCCAGTTAAGCAAATATTCAACATTAAACAAAGATGGAGCTTACATAGGAGAAATGCAAAACAGCATCGTAAGAAGTTGTTGAGTGTATAA